A segment of the Corynebacterium liangguodongii genome:
TGTCCAAGGTGCCGCCGCTGCAGGTGGCGCGCACCCACGTGCTGCCCAACATCGTCCCGATGACCATCGTGCAGGTCTCCGTCTCCTTGGCCATGGCTATCCTCGCCGAGGCGGGGCTGTCCTTCCTCGGGCTGGGCACGCCCGCCCCGTACGCTTCCTGGGGGAGGATGCTGCAGGCCTCGCAGCCGTACCTGGCCACCGACGCCCACCTCGCGCTGTGGCCGGGGCTGGCGATTGCGTGCACGGTGATGGGCTTTACGCTCCTCGGGGGTGACAATGATCAGCGTTAGGGACCTCACTATCGAGGGCATCCTCCACGGAGTCTCCTTCGACCTCGCCCGCGGCGAGCGCGTCGGCATCATCGGCGAGTCCGGCTCGGGCAAGTCTCTCACCGCGCTGTCGATCATGGGACTCGTCGATACGCTGCCGCTCTCCGGCTCGATTACCGTCGACGGAGTGGAGATGGTGGGCACCCGCGATCGCGTGCGCCGCCGGGTGCGGGGGAGGAAGGTCGCGATGGTCTTCCAGGAGCCGATGACCGCGCTCGACCCCCTCATGCGGGTCGGCCGCCAGGTCTCCCGCGACCCGGAGCGGGCCCGCGCGCTGCTGGGAGAAGTAGGGGTGGCCCGCCCCGACGCCTACCCGCACGAACTCTCCGGCGGGCAGCGCCAGCGCGTGCTCATCGCCGCCGCGCTGGCCCAAGACCCGGATGTGCTTATCTGCGACGAGCCCACCACCGCGCTCGATGCCACGGTGCAAGGGCAGATCCTCGACCTCATCGACTCAGTCGTAGCCGCCCGCGGGATGGGGCTGCTGTTTATCTCCCACGACCTCGCGGTGGTGGAACGGATGACCGAGCGCGTGCTCGTGTTCAAAGACGGCCGCATCGTCGCCGCGGAATCCGACTACGCGCGCTCGCTCGTCGCGGCCTCCCGGCCCGGCCCGCCGGCCCCTGCGCGCCCGCTCGGCGAGCCCGTGGTGGCCCTGCGGGACGTCAAGCTCACCCGCGGGAGCACCCGCTCGCTCGACGGGGTGACCTTGACCGTGCGCCGCGGCGAGCGCCTGGGGCTCGTCGGCGGCTCCGGTTCGGGCAAGACCTCGCTGCTGCGGGTTATCGCGGGGCTCTCCGAGCCCGACGCGGGCACAGCCGAGGTCGCAGGCGAGGTCCAGATGGTCTTCCAGGACCCCTATTCCTCGCTGGACCCGCGGATGAGCGTGGGGGCGTCGATACGCGAAACGGGCGTGGACGCCGCGCGCGCCGAGGAGGTGCTCGCCCAGGTGGGGCTGGCAGGCGTGGGCGAGCGCACGCCGCGGAAGTTCTCCGGCGGTCAGCGCCAGCGCATCTCGATCGCGCGCGCCGCCGCGCCCCGGCCCGCGATTTTGCTTGCCGACGAGCCCGTCTCCGCCCTCGATGTCACCGTGCGCCGCACCGTCCTCGACCTCATCGACGCGGTCGTCGGCGAGGGCACGCTCGTCTTCGTCTCCCACGACTTAGCCCTCGTGCGTGAGCTGTGCCCCACCGTCGCGGTGATCCACGAAGGGCGCATCGTCGAGCACGGCGCCACCGAGGACGTATGGTCCGACCCGCAGCACCCGTACACGCAGGCGCTCATCGAGTCGGCTCGTCGCGCCCAGTCGCGGTAGAGCGCGCTAGTTGATGTTCAGCGACCCATCCGGGTTGACGCTCAACCGCGCGGCCGTGGCTGCCACGAGGTTGACGCGCTGCCAGGACCCGCCCGGACCCTGCCAGTCCAAAGGCGCCCCGGCCGGTGCCGCCGTGCGTCGAAGCACCTCCTCGCGCTGCTGCCAGCTCAGCTCCGGGAAGCGAGCGGCGAGCAGCACCGGGGCGGCCTGCGGGACCTGCATCGGCGCATCCTCGTGGTAGGCCTCCGGTAGGCCGTAGTCCATCCACTGCCCCATCGTAGACACGGCGTCGGCGGTGGAGATATACGGCGTATCGCGCGCCACCAGCTCCGCGATCGAGACCCC
Coding sequences within it:
- a CDS encoding ATP-binding cassette domain-containing protein, producing the protein MISVRDLTIEGILHGVSFDLARGERVGIIGESGSGKSLTALSIMGLVDTLPLSGSITVDGVEMVGTRDRVRRRVRGRKVAMVFQEPMTALDPLMRVGRQVSRDPERARALLGEVGVARPDAYPHELSGGQRQRVLIAAALAQDPDVLICDEPTTALDATVQGQILDLIDSVVAARGMGLLFISHDLAVVERMTERVLVFKDGRIVAAESDYARSLVAASRPGPPAPARPLGEPVVALRDVKLTRGSTRSLDGVTLTVRRGERLGLVGGSGSGKTSLLRVIAGLSEPDAGTAEVAGEVQMVFQDPYSSLDPRMSVGASIRETGVDAARAEEVLAQVGLAGVGERTPRKFSGGQRQRISIARAAAPRPAILLADEPVSALDVTVRRTVLDLIDAVVGEGTLVFVSHDLALVRELCPTVAVIHEGRIVEHGATEDVWSDPQHPYTQALIESARRAQSR